In Gigantopelta aegis isolate Gae_Host chromosome 6, Gae_host_genome, whole genome shotgun sequence, the following are encoded in one genomic region:
- the LOC121375121 gene encoding E3 ubiquitin-protein ligase Trim36-like, whose protein sequence is MEADLTCTVCLDLYTEPHLLPCSHNLCRECVRTLIKDNTGHGDAQTMSGPEADESQLVDSSISESMSDAIHQLSNWFSTHITANNTNKAKTLAGRIILCPQCRAKYDVGPDGVDQFPKNLTLENIVATYKSSRKVLDSMTDSEDELGESTVTDNDVNKSASKESKSAVSDVLVCAQHNGKRNKMFCNTCNRLVCSSCALFGDHKGHDIVKLRSALRMGKRLLEDEHLRVEEMQLNLLKRKDAIVEYSCKLDAIKTTQLEYMRKEVVKIVSHIQCRENEIAEKIRNDVQQKKTILDSLEKDTAASSEMVQNLSSEILKVLSISDPMEFLSIYMPVVERSRGSSILLHDLDPSLKTVSGQLPDFKYLNTLVKRGLMKSASHELVKSTPKDNVETLKTDEAKKVLPGHIAKCQFMEQFYVVEDLIDVAIGAGGANIQEARQVDGVTSVELEFGDMCAFKFYGTSQESCDTSRDILQQAMIRYMSKN, encoded by the coding sequence ATGGAAGCCGACCTTACGTGTACTGTGTGTTTAGATTTGTATACAGAACCGCATCTACTCCCATGTTCACACAACTTATGTCGAGAGTGTGTTCGGACTTTGATAAAAGACAACACCGGTCATGGCGATGCCCAAACAATGTCTGGTCCAGAGGCAGATGAATCGCAGTTGGTAGATTCTAGTATTAGTGAATCCATGTCGGATGCAATACATCAACTGTCGAATTGGTTTTCAACCCACATAACAGCGAATAACACAAATAAAGCAAAGACTCTTGCTGGTCGAATTATACTTTGCCCACAGTGTAGAGCAAAGTATGATGTAGGTCCAGATGGAGTTGACCAATTCCCCAAGAACCTGACTCTGGAAAACATCGTAGCTACCTACAAGAGTAGTCGCAAGGTGTTAGACTCGATGACCGATTCAGAGGACGAGCTGGGCGAGTCCACCGTCACAGACAATGATGTCAATAAATCGGCAAGCAAAGAAAGCAAGTCTGCAGTCTCCGATGTGCtggtttgtgcacaacataatGGCaagagaaataaaatgttttgcaaCACCTGCAACAGATTGGTTTGTTCTTCGTGCGCACTATTCGGTGACCATAAAGGTCATGACATAGTTAAACTGCGATCGGCCCTCAGAATGGGAAAGCGCTTGCTTGAAGACGAGCATCTCAGAGTTGAAGAGATGCAACTTAACTTATTGAAAAGAAAAGACGCAATAGTTGAGTATTCGTGCAAGCTGGATgctattaaaacaacacaactgGAATACATGCGTAAAGAAGTCGTCAAAATAGTAAGTCATATCCAATGCCGCGAGAATGAAATAGCAGAAAAGATTCGAAATGATGTGCAGCAGAAGAAAACTATTTTGGATAGTCTTGAAAAGGACACTGCTGCTTCTTCCGAAATGGTTCAAAATCTAAGTTCGGAAATATTAAAGGTTTTGAGTATCTCAGATCCTATGGAATTTTTATCTATCTACATGCCAGTAGTTGAAAGATCTAGAGGTTCCAGTATTTTACTTCATGACCTTGATCCAAGTCTAAAGACTGTTTCGGGGCAGTTACCGGACTTCAAGTACTTGAACACATTGGTGAAACGTGGTCTGATGAAAAGTGCTTCTCATGAGCTCGTAAAGTCTACACCAAAGGATAACGTCGAGACATTGAAGACTGACGAAGCGAAGAAAGTTCTTCCAGGCCATATTGCAAAATGTCAATTTATGGAGCAGTTCTATGTTGTAGAAGACCTCATTGATGTGGCTATTGGTGCCGGCGGAGCAAACATCCAAGAAGCGCGTCAGGTGGATGGAGTCACTTCTGTGGAGTTGGAGTTTGGAGACATGTGTGCCTTTAAGTTCTATGGTACGTCGCAAGAATCCTGCGACACCTCAAGAGATATATTGCAACAAGCGATGATACGATATATGTCTAAAAACTGa